GTCACGCCTTGTAGGACGGATCGATGCGCTCGACGCGGCGGATCAACGCAGCCAGCACGGCCTCGCCGGCGCCGGTGTCCGGCGAGAACTGCAACGCGTCGCGCGTGGCGCGCGCAGTGACGTGCGCGGGGATGGGGAGCACGTCACCGCGCATCGACTCAGTCAAAACCTGGATCTCGCACGCGCGATTTAGCGTCCACAGCAAGACGAACGCATGCGCCAGCGTGCGCCCGTGCGACAGCAATCCGTGGTTGCGCAGGATTAGCAGGCGCTTGTCGCTGAGCGAAGCCAATAGCCGCTGCTGTTCATCTGCATGCACGGTGATGCCCTCGAATGTGTGATAGGCGACCATATCGTGCAGCTGTGCCGCATAGAAGTTCGAATACGACAATCCGTCGTGCATGCAGGCGACCGCCAGCCCGGCAGATGTATGTACGTGCATCACGCAATGTGCATCGTCCACGTTGCGATGGATCGCAC
This sequence is a window from Mycetohabitans rhizoxinica HKI 454. Protein-coding genes within it:
- a CDS encoding class II aldolase/adducin family protein, whose translation is MATPQHTAPPSWCTADEWHARVQLAATYRVFHLLGWTELIFNHITLRVPGPNKHFLINPFGLTYDEVTASNLVKIDVDGNILSTSDYPINPAGYIIHSAIHRNVDDAHCVMHVHTSAGLAVACMHDGLSYSNFYAAQLHDMVAYHTFEGITVHADEQQRLLASLSDKRLLILRNHGLLSHGRTLAHAFVLLWTLNRACEIQVLTESMRGDVLPIPAHVTARATRDALQFSPDTGAGEAVLAALIRRVERIDPSYKA